The Streptomyces cathayae DNA segment GGCGATCACCTACGCCCGCAAGGCCCCGGTGGACGTCCGTACCGCCGTACGCATCGGTCTCGCCGCCCTCGCCGGGTCGTCGGGCGGTGCCTTCCTCGCCGCCGGGATGAGCACCGAGGTCCTCAAACCGGTGATCATGGTGGTGCTGCTCGCCGTGGCCGCCTTCGTCATCCTCCGTCCGTCCTTCGGCACCGCGCCCGCACCCGGCCCGGTCACGCGCCGCCGCGTCCTCGCCGCGATCGGCCTCGGCGGCCTGGGCATCGGCTTCTACGACGGTCTCATCGGCCCCGGCACCGGCACGTTCCTCGTCCTGGCGCTCACCGCGCTGCTCCACCTCGACCTGGTCACCGCCTCCGCCACCGCGAAGATCGTCAACTGCTGCACCAACGCCGGCGCGCTGGCGATGTTCGCCTGGCAGGGCGCGGTGCTGTGGCAGCTGGCGGCCCTGATGGCCGTGTTCAACCTCGCGGGCGGCATGCTCGGCGCCCACACGGCCCTGAAGAAGGGCAGCGGCTTCGTCCGCGTCGTCCTGCTGACGGTGGTCTTCGCCCTGGTGGCGAACATGGCGTACGAGCAGTGGCTGGCCTGAGGCCGCGGGGCGGCGGGTCGGCGGGGCCGCGGGCCGCGGAACTTCAACGGGGGGCCACGCGCGTCGCGTCCCGGTGGGCGTCAGCGGCCGCGGCCGCCCGTCAGATGGGCGTAGACGACGACGTTGCCCCGGTAGCCGGTGGTGCGTGACCAGCCGCCGCCGCAGGTGATGATCCGCAGTTCGGGCCGCTTCGCCGCGCCGTAGACCCGCTCGTCGGGGAAGTCCCTCGCGTCGTACGCCTCCACGGCGTGCACCGTGAACACGGCGGTGCGGCCGTCCAGCCGGTCCACCTCGACGGTGCTGCCCTTGCGCAGGGCGCCCAGGGAGTAGAAGACGGCGGGGCCGTCGGCGTTGTCGACGTGGCCCGCGACGATCGCGGTGCCCCGCTCGCCGGGTGCGGTGCCGGCCTCGTACCAGCCGGCCAGGTTCTTCCGCTCGGGCGGCGGCGCGTCGAGGCTGCCGGTGCCGGTCAGGGAGAGGCCCGTCAGCGGCGCGTCCACGTCGATCGCGGGGATGCGGATCCTCTCCGGCGGGGAGAACGGCAGCGCGGCGGGGCGGCCGGGGACGAGACCGGCGCGCCCGGAGTGGGCCTGGGCGGCGGAGGGCTGGGGCGGGGCGGGCGTCTCGGCCGCGTCGCGCAGCAGCCACAACCCGCAGCACAGGGCGAGCACGCTCACGGAGGCTATGGCCGTGCTGCTCGGGCCGCCGGCCCGGCCGAACCTGCTGCGCATCGTGGACTGACCTCTTCGGAGTCGGCCCCGTGCCCCCCTCCGGGCCGCGAGGGGCGTCGGACCCGGAGGGGGAGGGGACATGCGGTACCGGTGGACGGGCGGCGGAGGGTGCCCGTCAGATCCCGTCGCCTCTCGCCCGGCGATGCAGGAGCCAGGTACCGCCCGCGGCGGCGACGGCGAGTGCCGCCACGCCGGCCGCGGTCTGTACGGGGTCGGGGCCCAGGGCACTGCCGACCCCCGTCTTCACACTTCCGTGCGGATGAACCTGCCGGGCCGCGGACGTCAGCCGGACCACCAGGTCGCCGGTCAACCGCTGCCCGCCGGCGGAGCATTTCGCGACGATCTCGTACGTCCCCGGCCGCGCGTCCGGCGGCACCCGGAACTGGCCGATCGAGTCCCGCTCGTGCGCGCTCGGCATCAGGGTGAAACGGCCGGCGCCCACGGCGGTGGCGTCCCCCGCGACCGTGTCGTGGTCCCCGCACGCCGCGGTGTTCACCGTCACCTGCGCGCCGGCCACGACCGAGGACGGGTACACCTCCAGGCTCCCGGACGCCGTGCCGCGGGAGTGCCCCGCCGGGGTGGCGTCCGCCTCCCCGGCGTACCCGGCGGGGGCGGCGAGCAGCCCCACGGCGACCAGGGCGAGCACGGGGACGGCCAGAGCGGCCGCACCGGGCAGGCCGGCCACACCGGGCAGACAGGCCGGCAACCGGGCGATACCTCGCATCGACGCTCCCTCGAGCTCACGCAGGGGCCACGCCCGCGGCACCCCCATGTGCCGCCGTCAGTCGCGTCCCTGCCTGTCCGAGGTAAGTACCACCGGGCGCGGCGCGCTTCCTGAAGGAAAGTCAGAAATGAGGTGAACGGGTGTCGGGCCCGCCCGGCCGGAGCCTGTCCGCCCGCTGTTCCGGCAGGTCAGCGACGTACGGCGGCCCCGTCGAGAGCAAGAAGCCGAAGGGCGCCCCGCGCGCCGGTGAACGGGTGACCCGCTCACGGCGTCACCGCCTCCACCCGTACCGCGCAGACCTTGAACTCCGGCATCCGCGAGATCGGGTCCAGGGCGGGGTGGGTGAGGGTGTTGGCGCGGCCCTCGCCGGCCCAGTGGAACGGCATGAACACGGTGTCGGGGCGGATCGCGGCGGTGATCCGCGCCGGTGCCACCGCCCGGCCCCGCCGGGACACCACGGCCAGCGGATCGCCCTCGGCTACGCCGAGCCGCTCCGCGAGGCGGGGGTGCAGTTCCACGAACGGGCCGGGCGCGGCGGCGTTCAGCTCCTCGACGCGCCGGGTCTGCGCGCCGGACTGGTACTGCGCCACGACCCGGCCGGTGGTCAGCAGCACGGGGTACTCGTCGTCGGGCTCCTCGGCGCTCGCACGGTGCGCGACGGGCGTGAACCGGGCCCGCCCGTCCCCGGTGGCGAACCGGTCGAGGAAGAGCCGGGGCGTGCCGGGGTGCACGGCGTCCCCGGTCCCCGCCGGTGCCGGGCACGGCCAGAACACGCCGTTCTCCTCCGCCAGCCGCCGGTAACTGATCCCGGAGTAGTCCGCCGGCCCGCCCGCGCTCGCCCGGCGCAGCTCCTCGAAGACCTCCTCGGGCTCGGTCGGAAACCCCTTCTCCGGGCCACCCCGTCCGCCACCGAGCCGGGCGGCCAGCCCGTGCAGCACCTCCAGGTCGCTGCGGACACCCTCCGGCGGGGCGAGGGCCCGGCGGCGCAGCAGCACCCGGCCCTCGAGGTTCGTCGTCGTCCCCGTCTCCTCCGCCCACTGCGTCACCGGCAGCACGACATCGGCGAGCGCCGCCGTCTCCGACAGCACGACGTCGCACACCGCCAGGAAGTCCAGCGAGCGGATCCGCTCCTCGACGTGCGCGGCGTGCGGCGCCGACACCACCGGGTTGGAGCCCATCAGCAGCAGCGAGCGGATGCCCGTACCCAGCGCGTCGAGGAGTTCGTACGCGCTGCGCCCCGGCCCGGGGAGGGAATCCGGGTCCACGCCCCACACCCCGGCCACATGCGCCCGCGCCGCCGGATCGGTCAGCTTGCGATAACCGGGCAACTGGTCCGCCTTCTGGCCGTGTTCGCGCCCGCCCTGCCCGTTGCCCTGCCCGGTCAGGCACCCGTACCCGGACAGCGGGCGGCCCGCCCGGCCGGTCGCCAGGCACAGGTTGATCCAGGCGCCCACGGTGTCGGTGCCCTTGGACTGCTGCTCGGGCCCGCGCGCGGTCAGCACCATCGCCGCCTCCGGGTCGCAGAACAGCCGTACCGCCTCCCGTAGTTCGGGCACGGACACGCCCGTGATCCGCTCCACGTACTCCGGCCAGTGCGCCATCGCCGCCGCCCGGGTCTCCTCCCAGCCGGTGGTGCGCTCCCGGACGTACGCCTCGTCGGTGCGCCCCTCGGCGACCACCAGATGCAGCAGGCCCAGTGCCAGCGCGAGATCGGTACCGGGGCGGGGCGCCAGATGCAGATCGGCCTGCTCGGCCGTCCTCGTACGGCGCGGGTCGACGACGATCAGCGTGCCGCCGTTCTCCTTCAGCTCGGTGAGGTACCGCAGGGACGGCGGCATGGTCTCCGCCGGGTTCGCCCCGACCAGGATCACGCAGCCGGTCTTCGGAACGTCCTCCAGCGGAAACGGCAGCCCACGGTCCAGCCCGAACGCCCTGACCCCCGCCGCTGCCGCCGACGACATGCAGAACCGCCCGTTGTAGTCGATCTGGGAGGTCCCCAGCACCACCCGCGCGAACTTGCCGAGCGCGTACGCCTTCTCGTTGGTCAGCCCGCCCCCGCCGAACACCGCGACCGCGTCCGCCCCGTACCGCGCACGCGTCCGCCCCAGCCCCTCGGCGACCCGCTCCAGCGCCTCCTCCCAGGAGGCCGGCACCAGCACACCCTCCGCGGACCGCACCGACGGCGAGGTCAGCCGCACGTCCGACGACAGCACGGCCGGCGCCGTACGCCCCTTCCCGCACAGCGCCCCCCGGTTCACCGGAAAGTCCGCCCGCTCCCGCACCTCGACGGTCCCGCCCGCACCGGGCACCAGATTCATCCCGCACTGCAGCGCGCAGTACGGGCAGTGCGCGGGCGTCCCGGAGCTCTCCATACCGCCCAGCCTGCGCGCCCCGCGTTACACCCCGCACCGCCCCCGGTTACACCCCGGGCACGGCCACCTCCCCGGGACCGGGGGAGCGCGGTGAGGCCGGGGGCGCGGAGGCGTCCGCTCAGACACCGACGAGCTGGACACGGCCGCCGCACAGACGAGACATGTCATCGAGGTCGGATGTCAGGAGGGCCACTGGCCCCGGTTGGCACAGAGCCAGCTCCGCGACCGTCGCGTCGATCGCGTACTGGTGACCGTGCAGGCCTGCGGCCTTGAGCAGTTCCGCAGCTCTCTTCGCCGCCGCCTCGGTCACCGCCTCCACCTTGACGCGGGACAGCACCCACCGCAGCCGGGGCAGGTTCACGCGCGCGTGGCTGACCTCCACGATGGTGTTGGCTCCCACGACGATCTCGGAACCCATGGAGTGGAGCACCTGGAGCATCGCGAGGATCTTGCGATCCTCCGCGATCCAGGCAGAGAGACCCTGGGAGTCCAGGACGACGGTCTCGATGTGACCGTTCACGCGGCACTCGCCGGACGTCCGGCGCTTCCCGTCGTGCCGAAGATCCGGGAGTGCGCCTCCGCCAGCTCCTCCTCGGTGAAGGCCCCGTGCTCCTCCTGATGGCGCAGCAGATCAGCGCCGAGCAACTGGTGCCGAAGCTGACGCGCCACCGCTTCAGCGACGTAGCCAGAGACGTTGTCGGTGAGCTTCTTCAGTTCGGCGACCTGCTCGGCCGGGAGCGTCACCGTGATCCGTGTCGTGTCTGCCATGGTGTGAGCATACCGCGATATGCGCACCGTCAGTCCGCGGTTTCCGGGGCGCGGACGTCCGCCAGGGCCTGCCGCACCCCGGGTTCCTCCGGCCCGAGGAAGTGCGGGTCCGGGCGGAACGCCGCGTCCGCCGCCGCCTTGCCCGCGGCGAGGATCTCCCGGACGCCCCCGTAGTACCAGGTGAGGTCGTGGCGGTCGTCGACGCCGACGCCGTACGAGGAGACGCCGGCCGCCCGGCACAGCGTGACCGCGCGCCGGATGTGGAAGCCCTGGCTGATCAGCACGGCCCGGTCCACGCCGAAGATCTTCTTCGCGCGGACGCAGGAGTCCCAGGTGTCGAAGCCCGCGTAGTCGCTGACGATCCGGGTGCCGGGCACGCCGTGCCGGGTCAGATAGGCGCGCATCGCGTCCGGCTCGTCGTACTCCTCACGGCTGTTGTCGCCGGTGACCAGGACCACCTCGATCCGGCCCGTCCGGTACAGCTCGGCCGCCGCGTCCAGCCGGCGGGCGAGATACGGCGAGGGCTCCTCGTCCCACAGGCCCGCACCGAAGACCACGGCGACGTCCGTGCGGGGCACGTCGGCGGTGGTGCGCAGCCGGCCGTCCGCGGCCGTGTGCATCCAGGTCGCCGGGAGCAGCGCCAGGACGCACACCGCCATCCCCGCCTGCACCAGCCGCCGCTGCCCGGTACGGGTGCGCGGCATACGCGGCATACACGGTCGGCGGAACCCGCGGGTCCTCACGCGGCGCAACAGGTCAAGCATCGGACGGGCACCCTCCCCGGTCGGTCCTCGGTCCTCGGTCTCGGAAGACGCATCGGCACGCCCTCCGGTTCAGCCGCGCCCTGTGATCGGCTTCACGGTGGGCGGGAAGGGGGCGCCGCGGCCCGGACGGACTCACGCGGTGCGCGGCCGCGCCGTGAACCACCGGAAAAGCCCCGCTCACGCGCGTGCAACGGAGAGGCAACGTCCCTGGGCGACCATCGGAACATGACGGCGCACCCCACCACCCCCCTCGTCGTCGTGGCTCACGGCAGCCGTGATCCGCGCACGCCGGGCACCGTACGGGCGCTCCTGGACCGCGTCCGCGCGCTGCGGCCCGGCCTGCCCGTGCACCTGGGGCACATCGAGCTGAACGCCCCGCTGCTCCCGGACACCCTCGCCGGGCTGCACGCGCGAGGGGCCGGTTCGGCCGTGCTGGTGCCGCTGCTGCTCAGCCGCGGCCACCACGTCACACGGGACATCCCCGAGGCGGCCGCGGACACCCCGCTGCACGCGCGCGTGGCCGCCCCGCTGGGCCCGCACCCGCTGCTGGTGGACGCCCTGCACGCCCGCCTGACGGAAGCCGGCTGGCGCGCCCCGGCGGACGAGGCGGCCCGCCGTACGAGCGCGGTCGTGCTGGCCGCCGCCGGCTCCCGCAGCCCCGGCTCGGGGCGCGACACCGCCCGCACCGCCGGCCTGCTCGCCGAACGCCTCGGCGTGCCCGTCGTCCCCGCCTACGCCTCCGCCGCCGCCCCCACCGTCCCCGACGCCCTGCGCGCCCTGGCCGCCCGGGGCCGCCACCGCGTGGCGGTCGCCTCCTGCTTCACGGCCCCCGGCCGCTTCGCCACCAAGTGCGCGGCGGCGTCCCCCTGGATCACCGCGGCCCCCCTCGGCACCCACCCCGCCCTGGTCCGCCTCCTCCTCCACCGCTACGACCAGGCCCGCACGGCCCCCGCCCCGGCCCCGACGCGGTACGGGCGCACCCCGGCCGTCACCGTCTGCCCGTAGTGTCGAGGCATGGCAGGCACCCGCACCCCCGCCCCCACCGGCCCGGCGTCACAGGAGTACGAGAACCACGTCCCGCCCCCCGGCTACGCCCCGCCCTCGGTCGCCCGCTGGGCCGCCGAACCCGACAAGCGCCCCGGGCGCACCGCCTTCCAGCGCGACCGCGCACGCGTGCTGCACTCCGCGGCCCTGCGCCGCCTGGCCGGCAAGACCCAGGTGGTCACCCCCGGAGCGGCCAGCCCGCTCTGGGACGCCAGCCCCCGCACCCGCCTCACCCACTCCCTCGAGTGCGCCCAGGTGGGCCGGGAGCTCGGCGCCGCCCTCGGCTGCGATCCGGACCTCGTGGAGGCCGCCTGCCTCTCCCACGACCTGGGCCACCCGCCCTTCGGCCACAACGGCGAACAGGCGCTGAACGAGTTCGCCGAGGACTGCGGCGGCTTCGAGGGCAACGCCCAGTCGCTCCGCCTCCTCACCCGCATCGAACCCAAACGGTTCACCCCCGAAGGCTCCGTCGGCCTCAACCTCACCCGCGCCGCCCTCGACGCCGCCACCAAGTACCCCTGGCCCCGGGGCGGCCACCCCACCGACCCGGCCTCCCCGAAGTTCGGCGTCTACGAGGACGACCGCCCCGTCTTCGACTGGACCCGCGAGGGCGCCCCCGAAGGCCGCGTCTGTTTCGAGGCCCAGGTCATGGACTGGGCCGACGACGTGGCCTACTCGGTGCACGACGTGGAGGACGGCCTGCACGCCGGCCACATCGACCCCAACCTCCTGCACGCCGAGCCCGAGCGGCAGGCGGTCTTCGCCGTCGCCGCCGGCCGCTACACCGACCCCGGCACCGACCCGGCGGAACTCGCCGAGGCGCTCGACCGGCTCCTCGCCCAGGAGTGGTGGCCGCACGGCTACGACGGCACCGCGGTCGCCCAGGCCCGCCTCAAGGACGCCACCAGCCAGCTCATCGGCCGCTTCTGCCTCGCCGCCGAGGGCGCCACCCGGCAGCGGTTCGGCAGCGGCCGCCTCACCCGCTACGGAGCCGAACTCGTCGTCCCCCGGGAGACCCGCCTGGAGTGCGCCGTCCTCAAGGCGGTCGCCGACCGGTACGTCATGCAGCGCGCCGAGCAGGAACTGCTCCGCGCCGACCAGCGGATCGTCGTCGTCGAACTGGCCGAGGCGCTCACCGCCCGCGCCCCCGACGGCCTGGACCCGCAGTTCCGCACGCTGTTCGCGCAGGCCCCGGACGACCGTGCCCGCAAACGGGTGATCGTCGACCAGATCGCGTCCCTCACCGACGCCTCGGCCCGCTCGCTTCACACCCGTCTGAGGGGGCAGGGTTGAGAAGAGCCCGAAGGAGGCCGTCCGTGGCCTGATCGGGTCACTCCCCCTTCCCGCACCACCCGGTGTGCGGGACGCTCACAGGTGGCGGCACCCCGAAGAGGAGGCATCACGTGGTCGACGCGGATCAGACATTCGTCATCGTCGGAGGCGGACTGGCCGGCGCGAAAGCGGCCGAAACGCTGCGAACGGAGGGCTTCACCGGCCGTGTCCTGCTGATCTGCGACGAACGCGACCACCCGTACGAGCGACCGCCCCTGTCCAAGGGCTACCTCCTCGGCAAGGAGGAACGCGACGGCGTCTTCGTGCACGAGCCCGCCTGGTACGCGCGCCACGACGTCGAGCTGCACCTCGGCCAGACCGTCGACGCCGTCGACCGCGCCGCGAAGACCGTCCGCTTCGGCGAGGACGGCACCACCGTCCGCTACGACAAACTGCTGCTGGCCAACGGTGCCGAGCCCCGCCGCCTGGACATCCCGGGCACCGGCCTGGCCGGCGTCCACCACCTGCGCCGCCTCGCGCACGCCGAACGCCTCAAGGGCGTCCTGACCTCCCTGGGCCGGGACAACGGCCACCTGGTGATCGCCGGCGCCGGCTGGATCGGCCTGGAGGTCGCGGCGGCGGCCCGCGAGTACGGCGCTGAGGTCACCGTCGTGCACCGGGGGCAGACCCCGCTGCACTCGGTCCTCGGCCCCGAGCTCGGCCAGCTCTTCGCCGACCTGCACCGCGACCACGGCGTCCGCTTCCACTTCGGTGCCACCCTCACCGAGATCACCGGGCAGGACGGCATGGTCCTCGCCGCCCGCACCGACGACGGCGAGGAGCACCCGGCGCACGCCGTCCTCGCGGCGATCGGCGCCGCCCCGCGCACCGGCCTCGCCCAGGCGGCGGGCCTGGAGATCGCCGACCGGGCGGACGGCGGCGGCATCCTGGTCGACGAGCGGCTGCGCACCTCCGACCCGGACATCCACGCGGCCGGTGACGTCGCCTCCTTCCCGCACGCCCTGTTCGGCACCCGGATGCGCGTCGAGCACTGGGCCAACGCCCTCAACGGCGGCCCGGCCGCGGCCCGCGCCATGCTGGGCCGGGAGGTCACGTACGACAGGGTGCCGTACTTCTTCAGCGACCAGTACGACCTGGGGATGGAGTACTCCGGCTGGGCACCGGCGGGCTCCTACGACCAGGTCGTCATCCGGGGCGACTCGGGCAAGCGGGAGTTCATCGCGTTCTGGATCAAAGAGGGCAGGGTGCTGGCCGGGATGAACGTCAACGTGTGGGACGTCACGGACCCGATCCAGCGGCTGATCCGCTCCCGGACCCCGGTGGACACGGACGCCCTGGCCGACCCGCACGTCCCGCTGGAGAGCCTCGCCCCCTGACCGGGGCGGACGCCTCGGATCCGGCTCCCGGCGGACCACCGTAGACTTCCAGCGTGGCTGGACGGATCAACGACGAGGACGTGAAGGCGGTACGGGACGCGGTCCCGATCGACGCCGTGGTGTCCGAGTACCTCCAGCTGCGCGGCGCCGGCGGCGGCAACCTCAAGGGCCTGTGCCCGTTCCACGACGAGAAGTCGCCGTCCTTCCAGGTGAGCCCGAGCAAGGGACTCTTCCACTGCTTCGGCTGCCAGGAGGGCGGCGACACCATCACGTTCGTGATGAAGGTCGACCACCTCTCCTTCTCCGAGGCGGTCGAGCGCCTGGCCGCCCAGGCCGGCATCACCCTGCGCTACGAGGAGGGCGGGTACAACCCGGCCCACCAGCGCGGCGAGCGCATCCGCCTGGTCGAGGCCCACCGGATCGCCGCCGACTGGTACGTGGAGCAGCTCGCGACCTCCCCCGAGGCGGACACCGGCCGCGCCTTCCTCGCCGAGCGGGGCTTCGACCAGGAGGCCGCCCGGCACTTCTCCGTCGGCTACAGCCCCCAGGGCTGGGACCACCTCACCCGCTTCCTGCGCGGCAAGGGCTTCACCGACAAGGAGCTGCTGCTCTCCGGCCTGTCCCAGGAGGGCCGCCGCGGCCCCATCGACCGCTTCCGCGGCCGGCTGATGTGGCCCATCCGCGACATCGGCGGCGAGGTCGTCGGCTTCGGCGCCCGCAAGCTGTACGAGACGGACAACGGCCCCAAGTACCTCAACACCCCCGAGACGGCGATCTACAAGAAGTCCCAGGTCCTGTACGGCATCGACCTGGCGAAGAAGGACATCGCCAAGTCGTCCCGCGCGGTCGTCGTCGAGGGCTACACCGACGTCATGGCCTGCCACCTCGCCGGTGTCACCACCGCCATCGCGACCTGCGGCACCGCCTTCGGCAACGACCACATCAAGATCCTGCGCCGACTGCTGATGGACAACGGATCGGCCCGGGTGATCTTCACCTTCGACGGTGACGCGGCCGGCCAGAAGGCGGCCCTGCGCGCCTTCGAGGACGACCAGAAGTTCGCCGCCGAGACCTACATCGCCGTCGCACCCGACGGCATGGACCCCTGCGACCTGCGCCTGGCCAAGGGCGACGAGGCCGTCGCCGATCTCACCGAACCCCGCACCCCGCTCTTCGAGTTCGCGCTCCGCCACATCGTGAGCCGCTACGACCTGGACACCCCGGCCGGCCGCGCCGCCGCCCTCGACGAGGCCGCCCCGGTCGTCGCCCGCATCAAGAACAGCGGCGCCCAGCACGAGGTCGCCGTCCAGCTCGCCGGCATGCTCGGCATCCTGGACACCCAGTTCGTGGTCAAGCGGGTGGCGCAGCTCGCCCGCTGGGCCCGCGACCGCGGCGGCAAGGGCCCCGCCCCCGACGACCGCCGGCAGCGCGGCCGGGACGGCGGGCCGCAGCAGTACGCCTCCGGCCCGCAGCCCGCACTCCCGCGGGGCCCCGCCCTCAACCTGCGCAACCCCGTCTTCGCCACCGAACGGGAACTGCTCAAGCTCGCCCTCCAGCACCCCGCCCTGGTCTCCCCGGCCTTCGACGCCTACGGCGTCGACGAGTTCACCGCCCCGGTCTACGCGGCCGTGCGCCAGGCCGTCCTGGAGGCGGGCGGTGCCGAGTACGGCGCCCAGGACCCGCAGGAGTACCTGATCCGGGTCCGCGACGCCGCCCCCGACGACACCGTCCGCGCCATGGTCACCGAACTCGCCGTCGAGGCGATCATGCTGCACCGGGGCGTCAAGGAGGTCGACGAGAACTACGCGGGCGCCCAGCTGGTCACCGTCCGCCGCCGTGCCGTCGAGCGCCGTGTCCGCGAGGTCGCCGGCCGGCTGACCCGGCTCGCCTCCCAGGGCGACCCCGCCGAACTGGCCTCCGTGCAGAACGAACTGTGGGTCCTCCAGCAGTACGACCAGTCCCTGCGCGAACACGGAGCGGCGGCCCTCTAGTGCGCCGGCAGCGGTTCGTGTCCTGAGCCGCGTTTTCGGTGGTGGCAGCGGCGGGCGCCGGCACGGCGACCGCGAGGTGCCGGCCGCGATCGTGTCCGTGGCGACGTCGGGGTGCATGTGGCAGCAGTTGCCCGTGGCCTCGTTCGGGCTGTCGCACCGGACGGCCCGAACTGATCCAGGCCGCGCTCGTTCTTCGCGGCCTGGAACGCCTCCTCGATCGCCCGGCGCGGTCCAGTTGCCCGGCCGACCGCAGGCACCGGCGGAACTCCGGGGGGTGCCGCCCGCGCCTCGCCGTTCCCGAGATCAGGGAAAGCCGGGTGGGACGCGTGAGGACCGGCACACGTCCGGCGCACCGGACGGTATGTGCTCCAGCACAGGGGGACGCTCGCTTCTCTGTGCTGCGAACGGATCGTGCCCGCCTGTGCTGTGGCTTTGACTGAGGGGCGCGTCGGCCGGTCCCTGCCCGCCGCGCGATCCGTCGGTCAGGAGGACAATGATGTTGCATCCGAACCTTGTGGTAACCGGCCGTGTCGAGGGCAAGTCGGTTTTCGTCGACGAGCAGCCGCTCGAACCCGCGCAGACCCCGGCCCTTCCCGGCCTGGAGGTCTTCCTTGCCTGGGGAACGGCGGACGGCGGAGCGTCCAATGCCGAGACCGAGCCCGAGGCGGTCCTCGCCCCGTACTTTCCCGGGGCCGGCGGCACTCGCCTGCTGCTGGTGACCTGGCCTCCGGCGACCGCCGGCGAACCCACCGACCCGCAGCCCGCAACGCCTTGGGCCGAGGAGATCCTCGCCGGTCTGGTGGCCACCGTTGAGAAGGATCACCCCGGTATGCACACCAGCGCCACCCTGGATTACGGCGTCGTCCTGTCGGGAGAGATGTGGCTGGAACTGGACGACGGAGCGGAGCGTCGCCTCCCCGCGGGGACCTGTGTGGTGCAGCGGGGCACCAGGCACCGCTGGAGCAACCGTGGCACCGAGCCCGCCACGATGGCCTTCGTCCTCATCGGTGCCGCCGAGGACGCGCAGTGACCGGGCCGGCGGGGCTGGAGCTGGACGCGTCAGCCCTGGGAGGTTTCTGCCGTTGGCTCCGGAAGAACCGTGACCTGGACGTGTCGGACTACGGAGAGCTGCACCGCTGGTCGGTGACCGACCTGTCCGGTTTCTGGTCCGCCGTGCAGCAGTACCTCGACGTTCCCTTCCGGACCGCCTACCGGGAGGTACTGGCGGAGGAGCGGAT contains these protein-coding regions:
- a CDS encoding sulfite exporter TauE/SafE family protein: MPDISLTTVVLLCLAALAAGWIDAVVGGGGLLLLPALLLGLPAGTPAAHALGTNKAVAIVGTTGAAITYARKAPVDVRTAVRIGLAALAGSSGGAFLAAGMSTEVLKPVIMVVLLAVAAFVILRPSFGTAPAPGPVTRRRVLAAIGLGGLGIGFYDGLIGPGTGTFLVLALTALLHLDLVTASATAKIVNCCTNAGALAMFAWQGAVLWQLAALMAVFNLAGGMLGAHTALKKGSGFVRVVLLTVVFALVANMAYEQWLA
- a CDS encoding class F sortase: MRSRFGRAGGPSSTAIASVSVLALCCGLWLLRDAAETPAPPQPSAAQAHSGRAGLVPGRPAALPFSPPERIRIPAIDVDAPLTGLSLTGTGSLDAPPPERKNLAGWYEAGTAPGERGTAIVAGHVDNADGPAVFYSLGALRKGSTVEVDRLDGRTAVFTVHAVEAYDARDFPDERVYGAAKRPELRIITCGGGWSRTTGYRGNVVVYAHLTGGRGR
- a CDS encoding molybdopterin oxidoreductase family protein produces the protein MESSGTPAHCPYCALQCGMNLVPGAGGTVEVRERADFPVNRGALCGKGRTAPAVLSSDVRLTSPSVRSAEGVLVPASWEEALERVAEGLGRTRARYGADAVAVFGGGGLTNEKAYALGKFARVVLGTSQIDYNGRFCMSSAAAAGVRAFGLDRGLPFPLEDVPKTGCVILVGANPAETMPPSLRYLTELKENGGTLIVVDPRRTRTAEQADLHLAPRPGTDLALALGLLHLVVAEGRTDEAYVRERTTGWEETRAAAMAHWPEYVERITGVSVPELREAVRLFCDPEAAMVLTARGPEQQSKGTDTVGAWINLCLATGRAGRPLSGYGCLTGQGNGQGGREHGQKADQLPGYRKLTDPAARAHVAGVWGVDPDSLPGPGRSAYELLDALGTGIRSLLLMGSNPVVSAPHAAHVEERIRSLDFLAVCDVVLSETAALADVVLPVTQWAEETGTTTNLEGRVLLRRRALAPPEGVRSDLEVLHGLAARLGGGRGGPEKGFPTEPEEVFEELRRASAGGPADYSGISYRRLAEENGVFWPCPAPAGTGDAVHPGTPRLFLDRFATGDGRARFTPVAHRASAEEPDDEYPVLLTTGRVVAQYQSGAQTRRVEELNAAAPGPFVELHPRLAERLGVAEGDPLAVVSRRGRAVAPARITAAIRPDTVFMPFHWAGEGRANTLTHPALDPISRMPEFKVCAVRVEAVTP
- a CDS encoding DNA-binding protein; this encodes MNGHIETVVLDSQGLSAWIAEDRKILAMLQVLHSMGSEIVVGANTIVEVSHARVNLPRLRWVLSRVKVEAVTEAAAKRAAELLKAAGLHGHQYAIDATVAELALCQPGPVALLTSDLDDMSRLCGGRVQLVGV
- a CDS encoding SanA/YdcF family protein, with protein sequence MPRMPRTRTGQRRLVQAGMAVCVLALLPATWMHTAADGRLRTTADVPRTDVAVVFGAGLWDEEPSPYLARRLDAAAELYRTGRIEVVLVTGDNSREEYDEPDAMRAYLTRHGVPGTRIVSDYAGFDTWDSCVRAKKIFGVDRAVLISQGFHIRRAVTLCRAAGVSSYGVGVDDRHDLTWYYGGVREILAAGKAAADAAFRPDPHFLGPEEPGVRQALADVRAPETAD
- a CDS encoding sirohydrochlorin chelatase encodes the protein MTAHPTTPLVVVAHGSRDPRTPGTVRALLDRVRALRPGLPVHLGHIELNAPLLPDTLAGLHARGAGSAVLVPLLLSRGHHVTRDIPEAAADTPLHARVAAPLGPHPLLVDALHARLTEAGWRAPADEAARRTSAVVLAAAGSRSPGSGRDTARTAGLLAERLGVPVVPAYASAAAPTVPDALRALAARGRHRVAVASCFTAPGRFATKCAAASPWITAAPLGTHPALVRLLLHRYDQARTAPAPAPTRYGRTPAVTVCP
- a CDS encoding deoxyguanosinetriphosphate triphosphohydrolase, whose amino-acid sequence is MAGTRTPAPTGPASQEYENHVPPPGYAPPSVARWAAEPDKRPGRTAFQRDRARVLHSAALRRLAGKTQVVTPGAASPLWDASPRTRLTHSLECAQVGRELGAALGCDPDLVEAACLSHDLGHPPFGHNGEQALNEFAEDCGGFEGNAQSLRLLTRIEPKRFTPEGSVGLNLTRAALDAATKYPWPRGGHPTDPASPKFGVYEDDRPVFDWTREGAPEGRVCFEAQVMDWADDVAYSVHDVEDGLHAGHIDPNLLHAEPERQAVFAVAAGRYTDPGTDPAELAEALDRLLAQEWWPHGYDGTAVAQARLKDATSQLIGRFCLAAEGATRQRFGSGRLTRYGAELVVPRETRLECAVLKAVADRYVMQRAEQELLRADQRIVVVELAEALTARAPDGLDPQFRTLFAQAPDDRARKRVIVDQIASLTDASARSLHTRLRGQG
- a CDS encoding NAD(P)/FAD-dependent oxidoreductase produces the protein MVDADQTFVIVGGGLAGAKAAETLRTEGFTGRVLLICDERDHPYERPPLSKGYLLGKEERDGVFVHEPAWYARHDVELHLGQTVDAVDRAAKTVRFGEDGTTVRYDKLLLANGAEPRRLDIPGTGLAGVHHLRRLAHAERLKGVLTSLGRDNGHLVIAGAGWIGLEVAAAAREYGAEVTVVHRGQTPLHSVLGPELGQLFADLHRDHGVRFHFGATLTEITGQDGMVLAARTDDGEEHPAHAVLAAIGAAPRTGLAQAAGLEIADRADGGGILVDERLRTSDPDIHAAGDVASFPHALFGTRMRVEHWANALNGGPAAARAMLGREVTYDRVPYFFSDQYDLGMEYSGWAPAGSYDQVVIRGDSGKREFIAFWIKEGRVLAGMNVNVWDVTDPIQRLIRSRTPVDTDALADPHVPLESLAP